The region CACAACGACACCCTGGCCCGACCGACCAAATCCGGAGTCATCGGCCTCGTCTGCAACGCACTCGGCTACGACAGCCGCCACAACATCGACAACCTGGCCAGCCTGCACTTCGCAGTGCGGGCCGACCGCCCCGGTCACCTGGAAAGCGACGACCAGACCGCGGGAGACGGCGACTTTCCCCTGGACATCCTCACCGCAGCGCGCAATCCCCAACTCGCCGAACACCCGGACCGGTTCCGCTACGCCGCCCCCCGCGAAATCGACCCCACCACCGGCGCCTCATGGAAGCGCAACACACGCAAGACGGTCATGGGCAACAAGACCTACATCGTGGACGGCTCCTTCCTCGCCGGCCTTACCGGCCCCGCACCTCTCATCGACTCCATCCACCAGGCACTCGCCCAACCCGCGCGCCTGCCCTACCTCGGCCGCAGATGCTGCCCTCCATCGCGCCCACTCGCTCACGGCACTACCCATCACGAGACTGACTGGCCCGACCACGTCCCACTGCTGCCCAACGCCACCACCCACCACCCCAAGACCTGGCAGGAAAGCCCCAACCCCTCGGCAGCAGCGCTGCCCGAACAGCCCCCCACCACCTACCACCGCCGCAACCACCACAACCTCCCCATGACCAGCCGCACCACCGCACCACCCGCCGCACCCCAGGAAGCTGACTCATGACCGCCAGCACGCACGACCTCCTCGACATCGGCCTGCCCGACCCCCAACAAGCCGTCCTCCAGGTGTGGCGCAGCGCACTGACCCTCGCGCCCCTTACGACAGCCGCGTGCACGGACGCCCACCGGCTGCATCAACTCGTCGAGAGAGGCCTGGGCACCCCTGAGACCACCGCCGACCGCAA is a window of Streptomyces agglomeratus DNA encoding:
- the cas5e gene encoding type I-E CRISPR-associated protein Cas5/CasD, which gives rise to MPTCLIRLCGLMQAWGVHTPYEAHNDTLARPTKSGVIGLVCNALGYDSRHNIDNLASLHFAVRADRPGHLESDDQTAGDGDFPLDILTAARNPQLAEHPDRFRYAAPREIDPTTGASWKRNTRKTVMGNKTYIVDGSFLAGLTGPAPLIDSIHQALAQPARLPYLGRRCCPPSRPLAHGTTHHETDWPDHVPLLPNATTHHPKTWQESPNPSAAALPEQPPTTYHRRNHHNLPMTSRTTAPPAAPQEADS